The following coding sequences are from one Desulfosporosinus orientis DSM 765 window:
- the murJ gene encoding murein biosynthesis integral membrane protein MurJ: MSSTNRTVMKAAGFLMAAQMASRVLGFLRESLMAGFFGQSGVTDAYNTAFVLPDLLYWLLVGGVLSAAFIPVFSEYIAKGNEDEGWRVVSSVVNLIFLTLGLLVLLGLFFTPQFIHLVVPGFEPQNSLLAIHLTRILLIQPLFMALSGLTMGVLNSYKIFWPSALGTVLYNACIIFFGTILANPEKPESVSGFAFGVVVGAFVSFAVQIPALRKVGIRYTPVIDLRNRGVRLIGALAIPIILSYSLNQIQVVVNNNFGSQLFPGSITAVWYSYRLFQLPVGIFALAIAVATFPTMTEQASLKRWDDFRQTLSNAVRMVIFITLPISVGMIVLRFPLIRVLFEHGHFVAKDTQTMAIPLFYFSLGISSQAVIQILPRAFYALQDTWTPVILGIISMAINVLAMYLLVGPLAHGGLAFATTIAAFINMILLFYLLRKKMGKMDGKAMFWTSLKTLAASLIMAGVIWLWSGLLTPLLGTRTFGSLLLLISGTVLGALVFAGAAKLLRMEELKQILGLVYRKFGTR; encoded by the coding sequence ATGTCGTCAACCAACCGAACAGTGATGAAAGCAGCCGGCTTTTTGATGGCTGCTCAAATGGCTTCACGTGTGCTCGGATTTTTACGTGAATCATTGATGGCGGGATTCTTTGGACAAAGCGGGGTTACGGATGCTTACAATACGGCCTTTGTCCTTCCCGATTTATTATACTGGCTTTTAGTGGGCGGAGTGTTAAGTGCCGCCTTTATTCCTGTCTTCTCAGAATACATCGCTAAAGGAAATGAAGATGAGGGCTGGCGCGTGGTCAGCTCAGTTGTTAATTTAATCTTTCTGACTCTTGGTTTGTTAGTATTGTTGGGACTTTTTTTTACCCCTCAGTTTATTCATTTGGTGGTCCCGGGATTTGAACCCCAAAACTCGCTTTTGGCAATCCATTTAACTCGGATTCTTCTCATTCAACCCCTGTTTATGGCTTTAAGCGGGTTGACTATGGGAGTCTTGAATTCTTATAAGATCTTCTGGCCTTCAGCTTTGGGAACAGTTTTGTATAACGCTTGCATCATTTTTTTCGGAACAATCTTAGCCAATCCTGAGAAGCCTGAAAGTGTATCGGGCTTTGCCTTTGGAGTGGTTGTTGGAGCTTTTGTCAGTTTCGCAGTTCAGATTCCTGCCTTACGCAAAGTGGGAATTCGGTATACTCCGGTTATCGACCTAAGGAATCGCGGCGTTCGTTTAATTGGAGCCTTAGCGATACCGATTATTCTCAGTTATTCTCTTAACCAAATTCAGGTCGTTGTGAACAATAATTTTGGATCTCAGCTTTTCCCGGGGAGTATTACTGCAGTTTGGTATTCATACCGGCTTTTTCAGCTGCCGGTGGGGATTTTTGCCTTGGCGATTGCGGTAGCGACTTTTCCGACGATGACAGAACAAGCATCCCTGAAACGATGGGATGATTTTCGGCAGACCCTGTCAAATGCGGTCCGTATGGTTATTTTTATTACCTTACCAATTTCAGTCGGTATGATTGTCTTGCGGTTTCCCCTGATCCGGGTTTTGTTTGAACATGGTCACTTTGTGGCAAAGGATACGCAGACCATGGCTATCCCGTTATTTTATTTTTCGTTAGGAATTTCTTCGCAAGCGGTTATTCAGATTTTGCCGAGGGCCTTTTATGCTCTTCAAGATACTTGGACACCTGTCATTTTGGGAATTATTTCAATGGCTATTAATGTTTTGGCCATGTATTTATTAGTTGGTCCTTTGGCTCATGGCGGCTTAGCTTTTGCCACAACCATAGCTGCATTTATAAACATGATTCTTTTATTCTATCTCTTACGCAAAAAAATGGGGAAAATGGATGGCAAGGCTATGTTTTGGACAAGTCTTAAAACATTGGCGGCTTCCTTGATTATGGCTGGGGTTATTTGGTTGTGGAGCGGATTGCTGACTCCTTTACTAGGAACCCGTACCTTTGGCTCCCTTCTCCTGTTGATTTCGGGGACGGTTCTAGGAGCGCTTGTATTTGCCGGAGCAGCTAAGCTCTTGAGAATGGAGGAGCTTAAACAAATTTTAGGCTTAGTATACCGCAAGTTTGGAACTCGCTAG
- the spoIIP gene encoding stage II sporulation protein P: MLQEDFYHRQNNNFRIWTFKEWLRGFLLGVFSLLLILGLAYALRSGSSLQFVHFLTQQSFPFESIILEGAPGFSQPERARVDLTRHQGLAAGMFLLTGVNISDPRTFFLSYFSYPPQGPVWLGWAYNPDDPEFEGPILEPIETQPPKESSGSSGLTPPAAASGKDILVGIYNTHNSENYAGDGGPDRLQGENADIVTVGETLKTALEKKGVGAVHDLTIHDDANFMKAYSESIKTAAKLLKDYPTIKLLLDVHRDGLPPGFSKSTVTVNGHKAAHILIVIGKKNPHWEKNEALAKTLMKIGEEKYPGLFDPNISYAADARYNQHLSDGGLLLEFGTQYNTLDEANRAAEALADVLAEWLN, translated from the coding sequence TTGCTGCAAGAAGATTTTTATCATCGACAAAATAATAACTTTAGAATATGGACCTTTAAAGAATGGTTAAGAGGATTTTTATTAGGAGTCTTTAGCCTGTTGCTTATTCTAGGATTGGCTTATGCCCTGCGCAGCGGGAGTTCTCTTCAATTTGTTCATTTTTTAACCCAGCAATCCTTTCCCTTTGAGTCAATAATCTTAGAAGGAGCACCGGGTTTTTCTCAGCCTGAACGTGCCAGGGTGGATTTGACCAGGCATCAGGGATTGGCAGCAGGTATGTTCCTATTGACTGGAGTGAATATTTCTGATCCGCGTACATTTTTCCTGAGCTATTTTTCGTATCCTCCTCAGGGGCCAGTTTGGTTGGGTTGGGCCTATAATCCTGACGATCCGGAGTTTGAAGGACCTATTCTCGAGCCTATTGAGACACAACCTCCTAAAGAAAGCAGCGGCTCATCCGGTCTTACACCCCCTGCGGCAGCCAGCGGAAAGGACATCTTAGTAGGAATTTATAACACACATAACAGTGAAAACTATGCCGGCGATGGGGGTCCGGACCGTTTACAGGGAGAGAACGCGGATATCGTCACTGTGGGAGAAACCTTAAAGACAGCTCTCGAGAAAAAGGGAGTTGGTGCCGTACATGATTTAACAATACATGATGACGCTAATTTTATGAAAGCCTATAGTGAATCGATTAAGACAGCTGCAAAATTGCTTAAGGATTACCCTACAATAAAACTACTGCTGGATGTTCATCGCGACGGACTTCCGCCGGGATTCTCCAAATCAACAGTTACCGTGAATGGTCATAAGGCCGCGCATATTCTAATAGTTATCGGTAAAAAGAATCCTCATTGGGAAAAGAATGAGGCTCTGGCTAAAACCTTGATGAAAATCGGGGAAGAAAAGTATCCTGGGCTTTTTGATCCGAATATCTCCTATGCGGCAGATGCCAGGTATAATCAACACTTGTCTGATGGCGGATTGCTGTTGGAATTTGGGACTCAGTATAATACTCTAGATGAGGCGAACAGAGCCGCTGAGGCTTTAGCAGATGTTTTGGCGGAGTGGCTGAACTAA
- a CDS encoding phage holin family protein — protein sequence MIGMIVRFVVSAVVLLLVSWIVPGLRVNGFTGALIAAAVIAILGYGIERLFGDKVTRMGRGSIGFLTAAVVIYFSQFLVPGSISVSIIGALLASLVIGIVDSFVPTTLR from the coding sequence ATGATAGGAATGATCGTGCGGTTTGTCGTATCAGCAGTGGTTCTACTCTTGGTAAGCTGGATTGTTCCCGGACTTCGTGTCAATGGATTTACAGGAGCTTTGATTGCAGCAGCGGTAATAGCAATACTGGGTTATGGTATTGAAAGGCTCTTCGGGGATAAAGTTACACGGATGGGAAGAGGATCCATTGGTTTTTTAACAGCTGCCGTGGTAATTTACTTCAGCCAATTTTTAGTTCCCGGGTCTATTTCCGTTTCCATTATTGGAGCTTTATTGGCTTCTTTAGTTATTGGAATTGTGGACAGCTTTGTTCCAACAACCCTGCGTTAA
- the rpsT gene encoding 30S ribosomal protein S20 — MPNIKSAIKRVELAKARTIKNAAARSTLRTSIRRFEEAISTDSETAALALRKAARALDKAASKGLIHKNLAARKKSRLTKRFSKHFAQVG; from the coding sequence GTGCCAAACATTAAATCCGCAATCAAAAGAGTGGAGTTAGCAAAAGCTCGCACGATTAAGAATGCTGCTGCCAGATCTACCTTACGGACAAGTATTCGCCGTTTTGAAGAAGCAATCAGCACGGATTCCGAGACTGCAGCACTCGCTTTGAGAAAAGCTGCTCGTGCTTTGGATAAAGCCGCCTCCAAGGGTTTGATTCATAAAAACTTAGCTGCTCGTAAAAAGTCCCGTCTTACAAAAAGATTCAGCAAGCATTTCGCCCAAGTAGGCTAA
- the holA gene encoding DNA polymerase III subunit delta — protein sequence MREIERIKESIAKEKISPIYLWYGEDRFLIKEGLQVLKSFYLRTDPSGSGIEVIDPKEMTPAEIVERANTMSFFANRLVVVDEVSYFQDGQTLDLEPLLGYLSNPNPSTCLLLIAQSVHKGRKLYKAIDRLGEIIEFSSPKRPQEWISWVQSELKARGKSMDAQTTAQFIEWAGHQTGVLSQELDKLVVYVGNRAKITIEDVKLITPRTIEASIFDLLDAVAVRSAAKAIQTLREVLREEHPIKVLTLMVRQVRLLLGCDALRRRGGNVTEVSSALGIKPYEAQKIWQQSLKLSTQQLSKGLSECLNTDVALKSGGGDPGFLLEMMIVKFCEEEVS from the coding sequence ATGCGTGAGATAGAACGGATTAAGGAAAGCATAGCTAAAGAAAAGATTTCGCCCATATATCTGTGGTATGGGGAAGACCGATTTTTAATTAAGGAAGGGCTGCAAGTCCTTAAATCGTTCTATTTAAGGACGGATCCATCAGGAAGCGGGATTGAAGTAATTGATCCCAAAGAGATGACTCCGGCAGAGATTGTAGAGCGGGCTAATACCATGTCCTTCTTTGCCAATCGTCTTGTTGTGGTTGATGAAGTGAGCTATTTTCAAGATGGGCAAACCTTGGACCTCGAACCGCTGCTGGGATACTTATCCAATCCTAATCCCTCTACCTGCCTGTTATTAATTGCTCAGAGTGTACATAAAGGGAGAAAGCTTTATAAGGCAATTGATCGATTAGGGGAAATTATCGAATTCAGTTCTCCCAAACGCCCCCAAGAATGGATATCATGGGTTCAATCGGAATTAAAAGCGCGAGGAAAATCCATGGATGCTCAGACTACAGCTCAGTTTATTGAATGGGCAGGGCATCAAACTGGGGTATTGAGTCAAGAACTTGATAAGCTGGTGGTATATGTAGGGAACCGTGCCAAGATAACAATAGAGGATGTAAAACTTATCACTCCTCGTACTATTGAGGCGAGCATTTTTGATCTTTTAGATGCTGTGGCTGTCCGGTCTGCGGCTAAGGCTATTCAGACTTTACGTGAGGTGTTACGAGAAGAACACCCCATAAAGGTCTTGACTTTAATGGTTCGACAAGTCCGACTCTTATTAGGTTGTGATGCCCTGCGCCGGCGCGGCGGTAATGTAACTGAGGTTTCTTCTGCTTTAGGTATTAAACCCTATGAAGCCCAAAAAATTTGGCAGCAGTCACTAAAGCTTTCTACCCAGCAATTGTCAAAGGGTCTGTCTGAGTGCCTGAACACTGATGTAGCCTTAAAATCCGGAGGCGGAGATCCCGGATTTTTATTGGAAATGATGATTGTCAAGTTTTGTGAAGAGGAAGTTTCTTGA
- a CDS encoding DNA internalization-related competence protein ComEC/Rec2: MRDPWIRRASALLTGGLIGAYIPSQGCFWMLGLLGLLGLRLLLWRPRDFFGKLFRPEIPILAFSLVMGFIYGALAEGALPEPLILDRTEVVGCLQDWNIYEDKAVGIIRIEEGELKGQFYRLSVYPDQRGEISSEWKRVQPGDQLSFQAHLERPKILGTPGGFDQRLYYGVRGLRGTMYAQGDVQLLSAGEPRLSWKIRQSVRNCLLIWDSEETGVLEGILFGDSTQIPDTIQETYKITGVLHVFAASGSNVAFVLGLSWLLLSFLPEKVRTVVTISALILYADLCGGNSPIVRATILGIALLLGRLGRGKTATLRWLFLAALGLFIYNPLVIQDLGFQLSFAAAWGILVLSPITVRMKIISCLPSLIRVPAAATLAAQWATLPILVASFHRLSFIGMIANIFVLFILGSVLEVGLVGVVLSFSAVFSTPLFQVSLWLLQGTNAILKMLAELPYADVWVLNPGPLFWLIWYGGIGIILWGKERALFTLKVKWICYRRNLSVLASKLDEYCPGEYCKVLRRWLVNLSFKPIGKEWDLASWAGILLMLLLLWSPWNGRNYLEVVMIDVGQGDAILILTPKKHAVLIDAGPRSETFDAGERIVLPYLLNRGTRHLEAMLITHEDADHIGGVRAVLKTIPTDRIGVPDVGERLENDEWLQGLPQGLPRQSEILWMLKAGDRVELESEVWLDVLGPSRALEGTRSDPNNNSLVLKVNYLGQSVTLTGDMEQEEMEEIFEAGVNIDTDIFKVPHHGSRFSMYTPWLDGMEPQAVMISVGKNSFGHPSNDVLDYWEERHVPILRTDNQGTIRFLLDSHGIEMITGR; the protein is encoded by the coding sequence ATGAGGGATCCTTGGATTAGACGGGCATCAGCACTTCTGACGGGAGGGTTGATTGGAGCCTATATTCCTTCACAGGGATGTTTTTGGATGTTAGGGCTTCTTGGTTTGTTAGGGCTGCGTCTTTTATTGTGGCGTCCGCGGGATTTTTTTGGCAAGTTGTTTCGTCCTGAAATTCCAATTTTAGCGTTTAGTCTCGTAATGGGGTTTATCTATGGGGCCCTAGCAGAGGGTGCTTTGCCGGAGCCCCTTATTTTGGATAGGACAGAAGTTGTTGGCTGTTTGCAAGACTGGAACATTTACGAGGATAAGGCTGTCGGTATTATACGAATTGAGGAAGGAGAACTAAAGGGGCAGTTCTATCGCTTATCAGTTTATCCGGATCAGCGGGGAGAAATTTCAAGTGAGTGGAAGCGAGTTCAGCCCGGTGATCAATTAAGCTTCCAAGCTCACTTGGAGAGACCTAAGATTTTGGGAACCCCAGGTGGGTTTGATCAACGTCTGTACTACGGAGTCAGAGGATTAAGGGGGACTATGTATGCACAAGGAGATGTTCAGCTTCTTTCTGCCGGAGAGCCTCGTCTCTCCTGGAAAATTCGTCAGTCGGTTCGAAATTGCCTTCTGATTTGGGATTCTGAAGAGACGGGAGTCCTTGAGGGGATTTTGTTTGGAGACTCCACGCAAATTCCTGATACTATTCAAGAAACCTATAAAATAACAGGGGTGCTGCATGTCTTTGCTGCCTCCGGCTCAAATGTGGCTTTTGTGCTGGGGCTATCCTGGCTGTTATTAAGCTTTCTTCCTGAGAAAGTCAGGACTGTGGTAACAATTTCGGCTCTGATTCTTTATGCGGACCTTTGTGGAGGAAACTCTCCCATTGTGAGGGCAACGATTTTAGGGATAGCTTTATTACTTGGCCGTTTGGGGCGAGGAAAGACGGCAACGTTAAGATGGTTGTTTTTAGCGGCCTTAGGACTTTTTATTTACAATCCGCTGGTTATACAAGATCTTGGTTTTCAGCTCTCTTTTGCAGCTGCATGGGGAATCTTAGTCTTGTCTCCTATAACAGTCAGGATGAAGATAATCTCCTGCTTACCTTCCTTGATTCGTGTGCCTGCTGCGGCAACGTTGGCGGCCCAATGGGCCACTCTCCCCATCCTGGTTGCTTCGTTTCACCGTTTATCATTCATTGGCATGATCGCTAACATTTTTGTTCTCTTTATCTTAGGCAGCGTCTTGGAGGTAGGGTTAGTCGGAGTTGTACTTTCGTTTTCTGCGGTTTTCTCAACTCCTTTATTCCAAGTGAGTTTATGGTTATTACAAGGAACGAATGCTATTTTAAAAATGTTGGCAGAATTACCGTATGCTGATGTTTGGGTTTTAAACCCGGGCCCCTTATTTTGGCTGATTTGGTACGGAGGAATCGGAATTATCCTGTGGGGGAAAGAACGGGCTCTTTTTACTCTAAAGGTAAAGTGGATCTGCTACCGCCGAAATCTAAGTGTTTTAGCCTCAAAGTTAGACGAGTACTGCCCTGGAGAATATTGTAAGGTACTCAGGCGATGGCTGGTTAATTTGTCTTTTAAACCCATAGGAAAAGAGTGGGATTTAGCTTCTTGGGCCGGGATATTGCTGATGTTATTACTGTTGTGGAGTCCATGGAATGGCAGAAACTATTTAGAAGTCGTCATGATTGATGTGGGACAGGGAGACGCAATATTAATTCTAACCCCTAAAAAGCATGCGGTTTTAATCGATGCCGGCCCGCGAAGTGAAACCTTTGATGCAGGTGAACGAATTGTTCTTCCTTATCTGTTGAATAGGGGTACTCGACATTTAGAGGCAATGCTAATCACCCATGAAGATGCGGATCATATTGGCGGGGTACGGGCAGTGTTGAAAACGATTCCCACAGATAGGATCGGAGTTCCCGATGTCGGCGAACGTTTAGAAAATGACGAATGGCTGCAAGGTCTTCCCCAGGGATTACCCCGACAGTCTGAAATACTATGGATGCTTAAGGCCGGTGATCGAGTTGAGTTAGAATCTGAAGTATGGTTGGATGTTTTAGGTCCAAGTCGAGCTCTGGAAGGGACTCGTTCCGATCCTAATAACAATTCTTTAGTCCTTAAAGTCAATTATTTAGGGCAAAGTGTTACACTGACCGGAGACATGGAGCAAGAAGAAATGGAAGAGATTTTCGAGGCCGGGGTAAACATCGATACGGATATCTTTAAAGTTCCGCATCATGGGAGTCGATTTTCAATGTACACTCCTTGGCTGGACGGTATGGAACCTCAGGCTGTGATGATCTCAGTGGGCAAGAATTCCTTTGGGCATCCTTCCAATGATGTATTGGACTATTGGGAAGAGAGGCATGTTCCGATATTAAGGACAGATAATCAGGGAACGATACGGTTTTTGTTAGACTCACACGGGATAGAGATGATTACTGGCCGCTGA
- a CDS encoding ComEA family DNA-binding protein, translated as MERKLRYAWWVVLGGLLVLAIWKFILPHQSSAYLQKTDANREIVVYVTGAVKKSGLVHLAPDARLDDALKQVQLLAEADIDSMNPAQKLKDGQKINVPRKALQVPADSVNESSMGTESAGQGVKSSSIPVGSSITTEGKININTAGAAELDKLSGVGPALAERIIQYRIENGPFAKPEDIQNVSGIGPKTFEKMASQVTVGP; from the coding sequence ATGGAACGAAAGCTTCGCTATGCGTGGTGGGTTGTACTGGGGGGGCTGTTGGTCTTGGCGATTTGGAAGTTTATTCTTCCTCATCAATCCTCTGCCTATCTTCAAAAAACGGATGCCAATCGGGAGATTGTCGTTTATGTTACAGGCGCTGTGAAAAAATCGGGACTTGTTCATTTAGCCCCTGATGCTCGCTTAGATGATGCACTTAAGCAAGTTCAACTGCTGGCGGAAGCTGATATAGATAGTATGAATCCTGCACAAAAACTCAAGGATGGACAGAAGATAAATGTTCCTCGTAAAGCCTTACAGGTTCCTGCAGATTCTGTAAACGAAAGCTCGATGGGGACCGAAAGCGCCGGTCAAGGGGTTAAATCAAGTTCAATACCAGTTGGTAGTTCTATAACCACTGAAGGGAAGATCAATATTAATACGGCCGGAGCGGCGGAACTGGACAAACTATCTGGAGTAGGTCCGGCCTTAGCAGAGCGGATTATTCAATATAGGATAGAAAACGGGCCTTTTGCCAAGCCGGAAGATATCCAAAATGTCTCAGGTATCGGCCCAAAAACTTTTGAAAAAATGGCTTCCCAAGTGACGGTTGGACCATGA